One part of the Mariniblastus fucicola genome encodes these proteins:
- a CDS encoding glycosyltransferase: protein MNDSDTRPLNVMFVITSMPVGGAETLLVNLTRRFDKTRIKPMIGCLKEQGVLGDELANEIPVFEHLINHKYDVAVARRLRKLFRKNEVDAVVTVGAGDKMFWGRLSARGAGVPVILSALHSTGWPDGVGRLNRMLTSITDGFIAVARHHAEFLVEFEKFPEGKVFMIPNGIDTLRFKASDSSRQQWRQKVGIPENAPTLGIVAALRPEKNHELFLECASRALKQVPDAHFVIAGDGPGRPQLESLADEKSIADNVHFLGSVSDIPGVLSMLDVFALTSHNEASPVSILEALSCNRPVVATDVGSIKESVLHGATGYLCEPGNAEDVSSRWIELLTDPDLREQMGRKGRAHVVDNSSLDSMTDGYTELIESLYRQKKSTCRRSSFSNSIATWAGSVFPVTSAN, encoded by the coding sequence ATGAACGATTCCGACACCCGCCCTCTCAATGTCATGTTCGTCATCACCAGCATGCCAGTTGGCGGTGCCGAAACGCTGTTGGTGAATCTGACGCGACGGTTTGACAAGACGCGCATCAAACCGATGATCGGCTGTCTCAAAGAACAGGGTGTCCTCGGGGACGAACTGGCAAACGAGATTCCGGTTTTCGAGCACTTGATCAATCACAAGTATGACGTTGCGGTCGCCAGAAGGCTGCGAAAGTTGTTTCGGAAAAACGAAGTCGACGCGGTCGTCACTGTGGGGGCGGGAGACAAAATGTTCTGGGGTCGATTGTCCGCTCGAGGCGCCGGAGTACCTGTAATTTTGTCGGCGTTGCATTCAACCGGTTGGCCGGACGGAGTCGGACGCCTGAACCGAATGCTGACTTCGATTACGGATGGATTCATCGCAGTTGCCAGGCATCACGCGGAATTTCTGGTCGAGTTCGAAAAGTTCCCGGAAGGCAAAGTCTTCATGATCCCCAACGGGATCGACACGCTGCGATTCAAAGCGAGTGATTCGTCGCGGCAGCAATGGCGTCAGAAAGTTGGCATCCCGGAAAACGCACCAACGCTTGGGATTGTCGCAGCGCTGCGACCGGAGAAAAATCATGAGCTGTTCCTTGAGTGTGCATCGCGAGCCCTGAAGCAGGTTCCAGACGCGCATTTCGTCATTGCCGGAGACGGTCCGGGACGGCCCCAACTTGAATCACTCGCCGACGAAAAATCGATCGCCGACAACGTGCACTTTCTGGGTTCCGTTTCCGATATCCCTGGCGTGCTGTCGATGTTAGATGTGTTTGCGTTGACCAGCCACAACGAAGCCAGTCCGGTCTCGATTCTTGAAGCGCTTTCCTGTAATCGCCCGGTCGTCGCAACGGACGTCGGTTCAATCAAGGAGTCAGTGCTTCACGGAGCCACTGGCTATCTTTGCGAGCCCGGAAATGCCGAAGATGTTTCGTCCCGCTGGATCGAGCTGCTGACCGATCCAGACCTGCGAGAACAGATGGGACGCAAGGGACGAGCTCACGTTGTCGACAACAGTTCGCTGGACTCAATGACAGACGGCTACACCGAACTGATTGAGTCGCTCTACCGGCAGAAGAAAAGCACTTGCAGGCGAAGCTCGTTTTCAAATTCAATTGCCACCTGGGCGGGCTCTGTGTTTCCCGTCACGTCCGCGAATTGA
- the rpe gene encoding ribulose-phosphate 3-epimerase, producing MNTKIAQLVEAAPAVLPSLLLCDFGNLVSEVERLEKAGVAALHLDVMDGVFVPNFTYGMTIVSALRKLTDLTLDVHLMMVHPEKYVDAFVDAGADIITIHAEAVDEAVPVLNQIRERGAAAGIAVNPDTPVSKIKDALPHADLVLVMSVNAGFGGQSFIEPVLEKLGEIRGLPGGQDVILEMDGGINKSTIAKCVAVGCQLCVAGSAVFKTPFENDYGAAIEDLMGEVSREDLRQG from the coding sequence TTGAATACCAAAATTGCACAACTTGTTGAAGCTGCTCCGGCAGTGCTTCCTTCTTTGTTGCTTTGTGATTTTGGCAATCTGGTTTCTGAAGTAGAGCGGTTGGAAAAAGCAGGAGTTGCTGCGTTGCACCTCGACGTTATGGACGGGGTGTTCGTGCCGAACTTTACTTACGGAATGACCATTGTCTCGGCGCTGCGAAAGCTGACCGACCTGACGTTGGACGTTCACTTGATGATGGTCCATCCGGAAAAATATGTCGACGCGTTTGTCGATGCCGGAGCCGACATCATTACGATTCACGCCGAAGCCGTTGATGAGGCTGTTCCGGTATTGAATCAGATTCGCGAAAGAGGTGCCGCGGCCGGGATTGCCGTGAATCCGGATACGCCTGTTTCCAAAATCAAAGATGCTCTCCCGCACGCAGATCTTGTTCTGGTGATGAGCGTCAATGCAGGATTTGGAGGACAGAGTTTTATCGAACCGGTGCTTGAAAAACTTGGTGAGATTCGCGGTTTGCCTGGTGGGCAAGACGTCATCCTTGAAATGGACGGCGGAATAAATAAATCAACGATCGCCAAATGCGTGGCCGTGGGATGCCAGCTTTGCGTTGCCGGAAGTGCAGTCTTCAAGACTCCTTTTGAAAATGATTACGGCGCGGCGATCGAGGACCTGATGGGTGAGGTTTCACGTGAAGATTTACGACAGGGCTGA